The Acidimicrobiales bacterium genome window below encodes:
- a CDS encoding PaaI family thioesterase, with the protein MALGCPLLDELPHRVELDGGIVAVELDVTDEMRGPGGAVHGGLVASLIDCAGAVAVARASARLVATSSSSISYLAAGRVGPLRAGATAIRIASHHGVADVRVCDAGHGDRLVASALVTLSFLPGESFTRRVSPGGPPA; encoded by the coding sequence ATGGCGCTGGGTTGCCCGCTGTTGGACGAGTTGCCCCACCGCGTCGAACTCGACGGCGGCATCGTCGCCGTGGAGCTCGACGTCACCGACGAGATGCGGGGCCCGGGCGGCGCCGTCCACGGCGGCCTGGTCGCCAGCCTCATCGACTGCGCCGGTGCCGTGGCCGTCGCCCGCGCCAGCGCGCGACTCGTCGCCACGTCGAGCTCGTCGATCAGCTACCTGGCCGCCGGTCGCGTCGGGCCGCTGCGGGCGGGCGCGACGGCCATCCGCATCGCCAGCCACCACGGCGTGGCCGACGTCCGTGTCTGCGACGCCGGACACGGCGATCGGCTGGTCGCCTCCGCCTTGGTGACCCTCAGCTTCCTGCCCGGCGAATCCTTCACCAGGCGCGTCTCGCCGGGCGGCCCACCCGCCTAG